One Psychrosphaera aestuarii DNA window includes the following coding sequences:
- the argS gene encoding arginine--tRNA ligase gives MNVFQLVQDRFKQALSNIEGAEGAPAPLARSTRPEFGEYQFNGAMALAKILKQKPRDIAETIVEQVNLDDMAESLEIAGPGFINVKLRPEWLAAQVETALADPRLAIEKELAKKVVVDLSSPNLAKEMHVGHLRSTIIGDAVARVIEFLGHDVIRQNHMGDWGTQFGMLIAHLQDKLQASEVATTALSDLEDFYREAKVRFDDEEGFADRAREYVVKLQGGDAECKALWQQFIEVSIQHSEEVYEKLNVKLTNDDIMGESAYNPMLPGVVADLKEQGIVVEDQGAQVVFIEELANKDGEPAVYIVEKSGGGYLYSTTDLAAMKYRSFDLDADRIIIFTDARQAFHFKQAEIVGRKGGLLREETTYEHGPFGMMLGKDGKPFKTRTGGTVKLADLLDEAVERAGKLLAERNSELSAEEQKEIARKVGIGAIKYADLSKNRTTDYIFDWDTMLSFEGDTAPYLQYAFARIQSIFRKAGINTEDFAADVVITEAQEKALAMKLLQFVEVMNAVSQNLTPHVLCTYLYELASLFMTFYEACPMLKEGVPEETKQSRLALSLLVSRTMKQGLDLLGIETMEKM, from the coding sequence ATGAATGTATTTCAATTAGTTCAAGACAGATTTAAACAAGCATTAAGCAACATTGAAGGCGCAGAAGGCGCACCAGCACCTTTGGCTCGCAGTACTCGACCTGAATTTGGTGAATATCAATTTAACGGGGCAATGGCCCTGGCTAAAATTCTAAAGCAAAAGCCTCGTGATATTGCAGAGACGATTGTTGAGCAAGTAAATCTAGATGACATGGCTGAAAGCTTGGAAATAGCTGGCCCTGGTTTCATTAATGTAAAGCTTCGTCCAGAGTGGTTAGCCGCACAAGTTGAAACAGCACTGGCTGATCCTCGTTTAGCCATTGAAAAAGAATTGGCTAAAAAAGTGGTTGTCGACTTGTCATCACCAAACCTAGCGAAAGAAATGCATGTTGGCCACCTTCGTTCAACAATTATAGGTGATGCCGTTGCTCGTGTTATTGAGTTTTTAGGTCACGATGTGATCCGCCAAAACCATATGGGTGATTGGGGAACACAGTTCGGTATGCTAATCGCACATCTACAAGACAAGTTGCAAGCATCTGAAGTTGCAACAACGGCACTGTCAGACTTAGAAGACTTTTATCGCGAAGCAAAAGTTCGTTTTGATGACGAAGAAGGGTTTGCTGACCGTGCTCGTGAATATGTTGTTAAGCTGCAAGGCGGCGACGCTGAGTGTAAAGCGTTATGGCAGCAGTTTATTGAAGTGTCTATTCAACACTCAGAAGAAGTCTACGAGAAGCTGAACGTTAAGCTTACAAATGATGACATTATGGGTGAAAGTGCTTATAACCCAATGTTACCGGGTGTGGTTGCTGACTTAAAAGAGCAGGGCATAGTAGTTGAAGACCAAGGTGCACAAGTTGTATTCATTGAAGAGTTAGCGAACAAAGACGGTGAACCGGCGGTTTATATTGTTGAGAAATCAGGTGGCGGGTACTTATATTCCACCACGGATTTAGCAGCCATGAAATATCGCTCATTTGATTTAGATGCTGATCGAATCATTATCTTCACCGATGCTCGTCAAGCCTTCCACTTTAAGCAAGCTGAAATTGTAGGCCGCAAAGGTGGGCTGTTACGTGAAGAAACGACCTATGAGCATGGTCCTTTTGGCATGATGTTAGGTAAAGATGGTAAACCATTTAAAACTCGTACGGGTGGCACTGTAAAACTGGCCGATTTGTTGGATGAAGCCGTTGAGCGCGCTGGTAAGCTTTTAGCAGAACGTAATAGTGAGTTGTCAGCGGAAGAGCAAAAAGAGATTGCTCGTAAAGTAGGTATTGGTGCCATTAAATATGCAGACTTAAGCAAAAACCGTACAACGGATTATATTTTTGATTGGGATACCATGCTGAGCTTTGAAGGCGATACGGCCCCTTACTTACAATACGCATTTGCGCGTATACAAAGTATTTTCCGTAAAGCGGGTATTAATACCGAAGACTTTGCAGCGGACGTGGTTATCACAGAAGCTCAAGAAAAAGCGTTAGCAATGAAGCTATTGCAGTTTGTTGAAGTTATGAATGCGGTTAGCCAAAACTTAACGCCTCATGTGTTATGTACTTACCTTTATGAGCTAGCTAGCTTGTTCATGACATTCTACGAAGCCTGTCCTATGTTAAAAGAGGGCGTTCCTGAAGAAACAAAACAAAGCCGTTTAGCATTGAGTTTGTTGGTGTCTCGCACAATGAAACAAGGTCTAGATTTATTAGGCATTGAGACAATGGAAAAAATGTAA
- the prfC gene encoding peptide chain release factor 3, whose amino-acid sequence MSAQQQQVDIRRTFAIISHPDAGKTTITEKVLLFGQHLQTAGTVKGRGSNQHAKSDWMEMEKDRGISITTSVMQFPYNDCLVNLLDTPGHEDFSEDTYRTLTAVDSCLMVIDTAKGVEDRTRKLMEVTRLRDTPIITFMNKLDRDIRDPMEVMDEVESELKIACAPITWPIGCGKLFKGVYHILRDEVILYATGQGHTIQEVRTVKGIDNPEVDVAIGEDLAEQLREELELVVGASHEFDHEMFLAGELTPVFFGTALGNFGVDHMLDGLTEWAPTPMPRETNERAVSADEEGFSGFVFKIQANMDPKHRDRVAFMRIVSGKYEKGMKMKHVRLGKDVRISDALTFVAGDRAQVEEAWPGDIIGLHNHGTIKIGDTFTHGESFKFSGIPNFAPELFRRIRLKDPLKQKQLLKGLIQLSEEGAVQVFRPLENNDLIVGAVGVLQFDVVVQRLKSEYNVEAIYENVNVATARWIECDDEKKLDEFRRKCASNLALDGGDSLSYIAPTRVNLNLSMERYPDVRFLETREH is encoded by the coding sequence ATGTCTGCGCAACAACAGCAAGTCGACATTCGACGCACATTCGCGATCATCTCGCACCCGGATGCCGGTAAAACAACCATCACCGAAAAGGTATTGTTGTTCGGACAACATCTTCAAACAGCTGGTACGGTTAAAGGTCGTGGTTCAAACCAGCATGCAAAGTCTGACTGGATGGAAATGGAAAAAGACCGTGGTATTTCAATTACAACGTCGGTTATGCAGTTCCCATATAACGATTGTTTGGTCAATCTACTTGATACTCCTGGGCACGAAGACTTCTCTGAAGATACGTACCGTACTTTAACTGCGGTTGATTCATGCTTAATGGTTATTGATACGGCTAAAGGTGTTGAAGATCGAACACGTAAGCTAATGGAAGTAACGCGACTTCGTGATACACCAATCATAACGTTCATGAACAAATTAGACCGCGATATACGTGATCCAATGGAAGTCATGGATGAAGTTGAATCTGAATTAAAAATTGCATGTGCGCCTATTACATGGCCAATTGGTTGCGGTAAATTGTTCAAAGGTGTTTACCACATTCTACGTGATGAAGTTATTTTATATGCCACAGGCCAAGGTCACACAATCCAAGAAGTTCGCACGGTAAAAGGAATTGATAATCCTGAAGTTGACGTTGCAATTGGCGAAGATTTAGCTGAGCAACTTCGTGAAGAGTTAGAGTTAGTCGTTGGTGCTTCACACGAATTTGACCATGAAATGTTTTTAGCGGGCGAATTAACACCAGTATTTTTTGGTACGGCTTTAGGTAACTTTGGTGTAGATCACATGCTAGACGGTTTAACGGAATGGGCTCCAACGCCTATGCCTCGTGAAACCAATGAACGAGCTGTTTCGGCAGATGAAGAAGGTTTCAGTGGTTTTGTATTTAAAATCCAAGCCAATATGGACCCTAAACATCGTGACAGAGTTGCGTTTATGCGAATCGTATCGGGTAAATATGAAAAAGGCATGAAAATGAAGCACGTTCGTCTTGGTAAAGATGTTCGAATTTCTGACGCACTGACTTTTGTTGCCGGTGACCGTGCGCAAGTTGAAGAAGCATGGCCAGGTGACATCATTGGTTTGCATAACCACGGCACGATCAAAATTGGTGATACCTTTACTCACGGCGAATCATTTAAGTTCAGCGGCATTCCGAACTTCGCGCCTGAATTATTCCGTCGTATTCGTCTTAAAGATCCTTTGAAGCAAAAGCAATTATTAAAAGGCCTTATTCAATTATCAGAAGAAGGTGCCGTACAGGTATTCCGTCCACTAGAAAACAACGACTTGATTGTGGGCGCGGTAGGTGTTCTTCAGTTTGATGTTGTTGTTCAACGCCTTAAGTCTGAATACAACGTTGAAGCGATCTATGAAAACGTGAACGTTGCAACGGCGCGCTGGATAGAGTGTGACGATGAGAAAAAGCTCGACGAATTTCGACGCAAATGCGCCTCAAACCTTGCGCTGGATGGCGGCGATAGCTTGTCGTACATTGCTCCAACAAGAGTAAACCTAAATTTATCAATGGAACGCTACCCAGATGTACGTTTCTTAGAAACTCGTGAACACTAA
- a CDS encoding fused MFS/spermidine synthase, with amino-acid sequence MYAKLLLPNLGGGSSVWTACLLFFQTILLAGYLYSFLISKLKSTALQAKAHAIFVLIAATLMPISNEWSQSAFIELQSPFWNIFSLLFFSIGIPYFVLSATAPLIQHWFGQTEYKSQTYKLYSVSNIAALLALFSYPFLIEYQLTLNQQTAYWSIAYLAFTVVISMSIFTVYKQSKISLSNVHSDLNNRDEPAGTGQQQKVESQSAGYLTMVTWFLLSATGVILLVATTSKMTQNIPPIPFLWIMPLALYLLTFILTFHDERIYVRWYWLVTFAVCSLIALLLFFIGTHFGVISQIVLYLIAMFVATMICHGELVKTKPQTNQLTLFYLILSAGGCAGSIFASIIATEIFSLYYEFIVGFAAVFAFTALSIFANKMNHSNDGKVAVASLFGLGIFTAFFLFLNSQFNQFNVYETRSFYGTLAVKDLTLLKQPERRLVDGYTSHGAQRLTTEADNRHLEPLSYYRPDSGIGLLLQTPYFKSKPNNVGLIGLGVGALAYYGQPNDTYTFYELNPDVADVALRYFDYLNSSKASTAIKLGDARITLEQEMTMDDRQAFDLLVVDAFSSDSIPVHLLTKEAIDLYRHHLSEQGLLAFHISNSYLDLKPVMRSIAAQLSMTALYFRAESEQSDIHTTEWVIFTNDPGYLKDRRINNAASLELMQPGISVSWTDDFSSLLSVMKW; translated from the coding sequence ATGTATGCAAAATTGCTGTTACCTAATTTAGGTGGTGGTAGTAGTGTTTGGACCGCATGTTTGTTATTTTTTCAAACCATATTGCTAGCTGGGTATTTATACTCATTCTTAATCAGTAAGCTTAAGTCTACTGCTCTCCAAGCCAAAGCACACGCCATTTTTGTGTTGATTGCAGCAACGCTTATGCCAATATCAAATGAGTGGTCTCAATCAGCATTTATTGAACTCCAATCACCGTTTTGGAACATTTTTTCGTTACTCTTTTTTAGCATCGGCATTCCCTATTTTGTCTTGTCAGCAACCGCACCATTGATACAACATTGGTTCGGCCAAACTGAATATAAGTCACAGACCTACAAGCTATATTCAGTTTCTAACATTGCCGCTTTACTCGCTTTATTTAGCTATCCATTTTTAATTGAATATCAACTCACGTTAAACCAACAAACAGCCTACTGGTCAATTGCTTACCTTGCGTTCACTGTTGTTATCAGCATGAGCATTTTTACCGTCTACAAGCAGAGTAAAATATCGTTGAGTAATGTTCATAGTGATTTGAACAACCGGGATGAACCAGCAGGCACGGGACAGCAACAAAAGGTAGAATCACAAAGCGCTGGATACTTAACGATGGTCACTTGGTTTTTATTGTCCGCGACCGGCGTTATATTATTAGTGGCTACCACTAGTAAAATGACACAAAACATTCCGCCAATTCCATTTCTATGGATTATGCCTCTGGCCCTTTATTTGTTAACTTTTATATTAACTTTCCACGATGAACGGATTTACGTTAGATGGTATTGGCTTGTTACCTTCGCCGTGTGTTCACTCATTGCATTACTGTTATTTTTTATCGGCACCCATTTTGGCGTTATTTCTCAGATTGTGTTGTATTTAATAGCAATGTTTGTTGCTACTATGATTTGTCACGGTGAGCTTGTTAAAACAAAACCTCAGACTAATCAACTTACCTTGTTTTACCTTATTTTATCTGCCGGTGGATGCGCGGGAAGTATATTTGCATCTATTATTGCTACCGAAATTTTCAGCTTATATTACGAGTTTATTGTTGGGTTTGCGGCCGTTTTTGCGTTTACCGCGTTATCAATTTTTGCAAACAAAATGAATCACTCTAATGACGGAAAAGTCGCTGTAGCCAGTCTATTTGGTTTAGGCATTTTCACCGCCTTTTTCTTATTTTTAAATAGTCAATTTAATCAATTTAATGTTTACGAGACTCGCAGCTTTTACGGCACATTAGCGGTCAAAGACTTAACACTTTTAAAACAACCTGAACGAAGATTAGTTGATGGATATACATCGCATGGTGCTCAAAGGCTGACCACTGAAGCAGACAACCGTCATTTAGAGCCACTTAGTTATTATCGACCAGACTCTGGTATTGGTTTGCTGTTACAAACACCGTATTTTAAAAGCAAACCAAATAATGTAGGTTTAATTGGGTTAGGGGTTGGTGCATTAGCTTATTATGGCCAACCTAACGACACCTACACTTTTTACGAACTCAACCCTGATGTTGCTGATGTTGCATTGCGTTATTTCGACTATTTAAATTCGTCTAAAGCCAGCACGGCGATTAAGTTGGGTGATGCCAGAATAACGTTAGAGCAAGAAATGACAATGGATGATCGGCAAGCCTTCGACTTACTGGTTGTGGATGCATTTTCAAGTGACTCAATTCCAGTGCATCTATTAACGAAGGAAGCTATTGATTTATATCGGCACCATTTGTCTGAACAAGGCCTTTTAGCATTTCACATATCAAACAGCTATTTAGACTTAAAGCCAGTAATGCGAAGTATTGCAGCACAACTATCGATGACAGCACTATATTTTAGAGCGGAGTCTGAGCAAA